In the genome of Panthera uncia isolate 11264 chromosome X, Puncia_PCG_1.0, whole genome shotgun sequence, the window taccatctcatttaattgtcacaGCAAGTCTGTAgcacagtattattttttttttcaatatatgaagtttattgtcaaattggtttccatacaacacccagtgctcatcccaaaaggtgccctcctcaatacccattccccaccctcccctccctcccacccccatcaaccctcagtttgttctcagtttttaagagtctcttatgctttggctctctcccactctaacctctttttttttttttcttcccctcccccatgggtttctgttacgtttctcaggatccacataagagtgaaaccatatggtatctgtctttctctgtatggcttatttcacttagcatcacactctccagttccatccatgttgtagcacagtATTATTAACCCCCATTTCACACATacccagggaggttaagtaactcccCTAAAGTCACCCAGCTAGTTAGTGAATGGTAAACGATGTAAACCCAGACCTGGCCAGCTCCAAAGCTCCATGAGCTTTCCGTATTCTTCTGCTACCCCCACACGATTAACCAAAGCACCTATACAGAGGGTTGTACTAAGAATGGACAGGCTACAAATAGATTTTCTCTGTCAACCAATGGGGAGCCAATCTGTGTAGACACAACCTTAAGATAGGtgcttataggggcgcctgggtggctcagttggttaagcattctacttgggctcaggtcacgatcttacagttggttaagaatccaacttcagttcaggtcgtgatctcacggttcgtgagttcaagccctgcatcgggctctctgctgtcagtgcagaacctgcttcgggttctctgtccccctctctctctctgcatctctctctctcttcctccctcaaaaataaataaatgtaaagatatttaaaaaaaaaagataggtgtTTATGATGTACACATCATCAGTGGAACTCAATAGCTTTTGGTGATTTGTAAACATACCAGGAGCTCACTTTCCTATCGGCATACTTCTGTAAGCACCACATTTTAAAATgcgtgctttaaaaaaattttttttctaaagtaatctctacacccaacatggggctcaaattcacaaccctgagatcaggagtcgcctgctctactgactgacccagccgggcacccctaaaatgcATGGTTAATTAATTTCACCCTTAGGTTTAGGTGTTTGGTTggttatttcattctgtttttaaactcgttttattttcaaatagttttagatttacggAAAAGTTGCAAGACTATCACAGAGAGTTCCTGTGTGCTCTGCACACAGTTCCCCTATGgttactggatttttaaaatgttttcaaacacaACCACAATAATGAATTGATAGCAATCAAACAAGTGGCATCTATCATGTGCTGTTCGGAACCCATCAAAATACATGTCTTGGAGAACTCAGACGCATGCCAGGCTGTAGGCAGCTCCAAGGGCTTCCTCCAGAACAAGTAGCTCCAGATAAGAACACGGGGcttggaacgcctgggtggctcagtctgttaagcggctgacctcggctcaggtcatgatctcacagtttgtgggttcgagccccgcctcgggctctgtgctgacagcctagagcctccctctctttctgctcctcccccactctctctgtctcttaaaaattaataaacagtaaaaaaaaaaaaaaaaaaaaaaaaaaagaacatgggacTCGTTCCTCAGTCTCTAAAGAggagtaacatttttttctagcttgAATGCCTAACTGGCCTTGTAGCCCAAACCACGAATTTGGTCTAAGGTCAAAAGGGTATGTCTTTTTCAAATCCCACAGCTCGTAAGTTTGTCTAGTTTATTTCAGGATTCTCTCGTTTACTTGACACGTCATCTTTCCCACATCTCCACGTTCGTGGAAGCTTCTGGAAACACCCGCAGAAAAGCAAACTTAAGACTCGACATAAAGAACTGTAGAGAGCACTGGATGAAGAGAAGCGAACAGAAGAGGACAAAGGCCCAGATACGTAAGAGGTTCCTTGAAGCAACAGCAGCCCTAGGGTGCAGGTCTCTCGTTCCCACCTTAGAGCTCCACTGGAGTCCGTGCGCTTCGGAGGCGTCAGCTCAGTCCACACTGTTCTTTCTGGGCACTAGTCCATCCACAGGGCAGTCATGCTTGCACAGGACCCTGCCCTCCAGCGATAGGcgactgattctttttttttttttaatttttttttttttaacatttatttattttttttgagacagagagagacagagcatgaacgggggaggggcagagagagagggagacacagaatcggaagcaggctccaggctctgagccgtcagcccagagcccgacgcggggctcgaactcacggaccgcgagatcgtgacctgagccgaagtcggacgcttaacggactgagccacccaggcgccccgttaggCGACTGATTCTTGACTGGGCCAGTCAGGCTCACCATCTCATGATCTTGCTGTGGGGATTCAGAGATTCCCACCCATTTCTCTCTGGGACCAAGTGGACGCCAGGTTCGGCTTTGCTCgaagagaagcagaggaaacagGTCTGCCCAGAAGGACGAGAGTACAGTGACGTTCAGAAAGAagctgagaggggcacctgggtggctcagtgggttaagcgtctggctcttggtttcggctcaggtcatgatctcacggttcgtgggttcaagctccacgtcgggctccactttgtcagttcggagcctgcttgggattcgctctctctctggctctcctccgcttgtactctttcaaaataaacaaataaacttaaaaaaaggaaggaaggaaggaaggaaggcaggcaggaagaagctgaaagaaaggCCCCAGAGGGAGAACAGCCTGCCTGGCTTCTTAATGGCTTTTAAGACCCTGGTTCTGGTTCTTGAAGCCTGGGTGTCTCCTGCCGTTGGATTCCATGAGACATCGTTGAAGGATTATATTAAAGTCCccacttgaaagaaaaaaaagcagcataTATGAGTGGTTCCCTTCTAAACCctgaaaaagttttcttttcctgttctttaaaaaaaatttgcttggggcgcctgggtggcgcagtcggttaagcgtccgacttcagccaggtcacgatctcacggtccgtgagttcgacccccgcgtcaggctctgggctgatggctcagagcctggagcctgtttccgattctgtgtctccctctctctctgtccctcccccgttcatgctctgtctctctctgtcccaaaaataaaataaaaaaacgttgaaaaaaaaaaattaaaaaaaatttgctttctggggcacctgggtggctcagtcagttaagtgtctgactttggctcaggtcacgatctcacggttcgtgggttccagccccgcatcaggctctgtgctgacagctcagagcctggagcctgcttcaagttctgtgtctccctctctctgcccctccctgcccctcctcacactctgctttctctctctctctcaaaaatagacattaaaaaaatttaaaaaaccatttttgttatgtttatacATCCCGAgagatagaaaatgaaaactaaatcaCTTGTAGTGAGATGCATACACATGTCCAACGAAAGGTATGTACAAAGACGTTCATAGCAGTTCGCTAAAGGCCCCAAACCTGAAACTATCCAAATGCCTATCAAGagtaaaatggggaaataaacCGTGGTCTATTCACACACTGGAACgcttgtgaaaattcatcaaaagGAAAGCTCATTTAAAACGGAGacaggaggccagaagggggagcGCCCATGCCCTACCATCCATGGTCAATTGCAGACCCCAACAGGAAAAGACCCCAGTTAGAAGCCTATACTTTACTACCCTAGGAGGAGGAAGGATTTTCTCCTTGCCTCATAACAGCCCGGTGACGgccacaactcagccaatgaaaagccaccaTATTTCGAACTCCCAGTTTACTCCCATGGACTTTTTATTTGTAACAGCACCTTCCAACTAAAGCCTTCACCtcctttgtttgcttttgtgcCTCGGTTCACGTGTCCCGAGGTGCAGTTCTCCGCTATTCCTGAAAAAATCCATTTTTGCTGGTTAAAtaactgacagttttattttattttattttacttttaagtttatttattttgagagagagagagcgtgcacataagcaggggaggggcatagagagagggagatagagagaatcccaagcaggctctgcattgtcagcacagagcccagggcagggcctgaacccatgaaccatgagatcatgacctgagccaaaaccaagagtcggatgcttaaccgaccgagccacccagatgcccaagtgacagttttatttatttatttatttatttatttatttatttattgtttatttatttttgagagagagagacagagagacagagagagcgtgagggaggggcagaaagagagggaaacgcagaatgtgaagcaggctccagggtctgaactgtcagcacagagcctgatgcagggctcaaaatcgtgaaccacgagatcatgacctgagccaaagtcagacgcttaaccaactgagacacccagacgccccactgacagttttatttatttatttttttagtgtttatttatttaaaaagatttttttaatgtttgtttactttggagagagagacagagcatgaaatggggaggggcagagagagagggagacacagaatccaaagcaggctccaggttctgagccgtcagcacagagcaagacacggggcccaaactcacaaactgcaacgtgacccgagctgaagtcggacgcttgaccgacagagccacccgggcgcccctgacaGTTTTAAGGTCAATACGTTacatagcaatgaaaatgaatcctCTACAGCTGCACATAACAACAAAATCTCCTATGATGGTGAGTGAACAAAAGAAATTAGACACAGTAAGTGCAAAGTTAATTATTCCATTcctataaaatgcaaaaataggCAAGACTAATCTATGCTGTTAGACGTTAGGACAGTGGTTACATTTGGGGGCAGTAGTGACTGGAAGGGGGCCCAAGGAGGGGCTTCTGGGATGTCGATCATCTTGTTTCCtgacagctgtcagcacagagcccgatgcggggctcgaacccatgaatcgcgggatcgtgacctgagccaaagtcggacgcttaaccgactgagccccccaggcgccccgtatagTCTTGACTGCAGTAGTCCTGCAGGTTATGCTTGCCTCTGGTGCCCCAAACACCCACCAGTGTTTTTGCCTGGGCGGTGGTTTGATGTTGACTTCTCTGGAACAGAACAGGATGGGGGAAGTGTGAATGCTTAATATTTCACTCTGTTCCGTCGGGTCCTCGTGGCCATTCCTAAGGGCGGCTCCCTGGCATGGTAAGCACTCAAAATGTCAGTTGCTATTAGCAGAAGAGTTGTATAACCTTTTAAAATCTGTACGATGGGGGAACACCTGGTAGAACCGACCCTTTATAGACATTATCGATCCTTACAAACCCCAAGGTAGGTAggacttggggcggggggggggggggctcctaaAGTCCTAAAGATCGAGTTTCCACAGTTGGGTCAGGATGGAGCTGGGACTCAACCGACGCCTGACTGCAAGGCCCAGGATTTTAACTCTCACactgccctgcctcctctccGAGCCCTCGAGGTGGTTAAGGCACTCGCAATTAGAATCCCGGGATTGGAAGGGAACCAACATCTGTCTAGAGGCTGACACTGAGCGCGAACATTGACAGCTGTGCCTGACCTCTCCCTGGACGACCTGTCCCTCCCCACTATCTGTCTTTAGCTTTATCCAGCACATAGCTCATGTCTGCTGGGGAGGGATCCACACCCCTCGACTCCTGCTCACTCCCCATTCCTTGTTTTCCTGGTCAGGCACCAAACCAAGTGCTGTAGGTACATGATCCTCACAGCCCCCTGAGGGAGCTCCCACTggccccacttcacagatgaagacCCGGAGGCTTACAGCTGGCAAACGAAGAGTGGGATTTGAATCCCAACTCAgcagactcccccccccccccaagtgcctGCTTCTCAGCAGGACGTCAACGGGCGGGCAGTGTCAGCTCAGGGTTGACCCCATGTCTTTCAACAGCTGATCTCTAATGCCACACTTCTGGGAGTTTGTAAATGTAGATCTTGAAGGTCTCAGAGCTCCCATAATTCCCCCTTCAGGAAGCACTGATCTAGTCCTTCACAGATGGGCAAACAAATACTGGCAACCGAACGAGCCAGAGCTAGTGAGGGGCCAATGGAACCAGGACCTGTGCCCAACTCCCAGGCTCAAAAGTAACTccttagggaaagaaaaaagttaacccCTTATGTACAACCAATCATCCCTGGTGCCCATGTCATTCTACCTTTCATTTCTGACACCTGTTTAAGGTCCATTAGTGGCACCTTCGCGGTGTCCCAACCTACTCTGAACAGTGAGGCtgaggttttttgtgtgtgtgtgtgttgttttttttttaatattcgagtgtgtatgtgagcaggggaggaacagagagggagagagaatcccaagcaggctctgcgctgtcagcatggagcccaacacagggctccatccagagtcggacacttaacagacggagccacccggcCGGCCCGAGGCTGAGGTGTTTTTAATACTCCAAGTTGAAAATTCCGGGCACAGGACTGCCAATTATATCGAGCCCCACTGCTTTGGATCCGTGTAACATTTTTTAGGTTACCACTgctaccagggtgcctgggtggctcatttcgttaagtgtctgactctcgatttcggctcaggtcacgatcttgtggtttccggggttcgagccctgcatcgggctgtgcacGCGGTGCCttgcagggcctgctttggattgtctcccgctctctctctctctgccgctctcctgctcacacgctctctctctcaaaataaattttaaaaacaaaacaaaccccctGTTGTCCCCACAGCAGCAGCTCCCAGGTTCCTAGGTTGGTTAATTGGTATTCTGTAGCCCACTCTTCTGATTTCCAATAAACAGTGGTCCTTCAGGATTATGACCATCTGAACCTCTTAGTGTGGTTCTGGGTTAGGGACCCCTGTGCCAGGCCATCCCTGGCCACTTGCTCTCTGCTATATCCAGCACAGGGTCCCTACAAACCCCATATGGGGTCGCCACCAAACCTGACTCCCCTTTCCCTCGCTGTAGTTTCACCTACATCCCACAGGTAATTAGGGACCCTTTGTTCCTTCCCACGTTTTCCAGACCTTTGCTCTGGCTTCCATATTGGCCCCTAGGGTGTAGCCTAACCTACACCCACACCTGTCTATCAACTGACCCCAAGTAtctagaacagttcctggcacataaagGCCCAGTAAATCTGAATTTTAGTGTGTCAAAACAGTCTTTTGATTTcgttcaacaatttaaaaatacagaaatttagtTCACAGGCCAAACAAAACCAGGCAGACCAGTCTGATAACCCCTGGTTCAGATGATTCCTACTTGTATTGACGACTGGCATTAGAGAATAGTATATAAAGATGCTATTTAAGAATGTgcttgggcacctgagtggctcagtcagttcaagtTCCATTCTTGATCTGAGAGTCCCgagtttgggccctgtgttgggctccgcgccaggcatgaaacctacttaaaaaaaagaatgtgctacCTCAAATATTCACTTCCCATAAGGCGTAAGAGCCATTAGCCACATGGagttttttaattacaattaaataaaaatttaaacattagttcctggggcgcctgggtagctcagttggtgaagcgtccgacttcaggccGGGTCACCGTCTTgcgatctgtgggttcgagccccgcgtcgggctctgtgccgatagctcggagcctggagcctgcttcacattccgggtcaccctccctctctcaaaaacaatttacacattgaaaaaaaaaaaaaaatcagctcttcACTCAAACTAGCCACACGTCTTCCAATACTCAGTAGTCAAAGGACATTTCTATCACTGCACAAAGTTCTACCGGACAGCGCTATGGGAGATCTGACAGGAGGAGGAAGTCAGTCCTTCACAAATCAGAACACAGCAGCAGTTCAACCAAAAGGTCTCCCAAAATGTTTATTACTGAACCAACCTACAGGAGCAGAAGAAGCATCATAACAGAGAAAAGTCAATTTCCTGATAAAACAGATCTACTGGTCAGGCAGCAGGGAGGTGATGGAATAGAAACGTATGACTTTCAGGCGGCATAAACGTGTGCCATCTCGTGTTCGAACCCTTACAGACCCAGCTTCGTTCTTCTCCAATGCCGCCTCTTGGAGTTGTATCTGCACAGAAGGAAACTGCGGGTTACAAAGGCAGTCTGACTTCAACAGGCTCCCAGTTTGCCTTCCCTTAACACGTTTGGAGCTCTTTGGAGAGTAAAAAGTGACTTGCTGGATGTGTTTAAGAACTGGTCACATCAAATTTTTGCCTCTCCAAAGGATTCCAGGCCAAGAAAACACACTGGTTCTTGAGACTGGACCGGTGGGGAAGTTCTTTCCCCTGCCAAGAGTACGCACACCTACTTGTGATTCAACATCCCTGGGGAGACCCAGACATCTTTATTTTCGAACCTCCCGTCTTTCAAAACATCAAAACAGCATCTGCAGAATCTTTCCAATAGATTAACACCCCCAATCATTTCAGTATCAAAGCAAGTGACGTGCAGAGTGAAAGCTCCTCAGAATTGTCCATGTCAATCTGTCCTGATTTTACCCTTAGAGAGGCAAAATCAAAAATGATCaacactgtttttctttcagcagGATAATGTCAGTACTTCCACAAAACGAAGCACTGTAATTGCAACCTGCTTTAACACACTTAAAAGTTGCAAGGCagctgagggaagagaaaaatcctACAATTGTGCCAGTTTCTCTGGGCCAAGTGTATACTctgaaatatacatttctttcacTCCTCACAATAACCCGTAACAGCAGGCCCCACCACCAGGTGGGGATAGGACAGAGAAACTGATGTTCATGTCAATCCACTAAAAAAAGGGCTTTACTATGGATGTCCAATGTTCTCAACGGAACTGCAGCAAGCTTATAGAAGGGCTGACCTGCCCAAGTAACCACTTTGCCAAGAGGCTCAATGCTCTTTTCTCAGTGTTGTATGagggcagcgcctgggtggctcagttggttaagtgactcttgattttggctcaggtcatgatcttccggttcctgagttcaagccccacatcgggctccacactgacagtgtcgaacctgcttgggattccctctctccctctctctctgcactgagggcatggagcctgctttgcctGTTAGCCTAGATGACCCCAGAGGCCTTCTGTCAAAATTCTAGCAATTCCACCTTTTTTCCAAAACCATCAATTCAACTACTTCTGCAGTAGAGGGCAATCTTCCAATCTTTTAGAAAAGATAAACACCTCAAAGATGGACTAGGCGAGCAACAAGACAGCCTTCCACTTTACGTTCTGGCTCAGACTAAAGACAACAGGAAATTAAATATTGGAGTGTCTGCCCTTAatcccagaggtgggctgggttTCTGCCCAGAAACACAGAGGAagcacattaaaacaaaacaacaaccccaCAAAAGACGCAGGTGATTACagggcggggtgtgtgtgtgtgggggtccTTACCTGATTTTATTACCAGTTTTCATCCGAATCCACTGGGGAATGGGAcgattctgcttttgtttcttggccAGGAATCGCTTGATCCTGAAAGTCTTGTGAGAAGACTGGGAAGAAAAGGTaaccaattaaaattttttcaaaatattttatttatttttgagagaggcagagcatgagcatggcagggggagacagaaagagagacacagaatctgaagcaggctccaggttccgagctgtcagcacagagcctgatgcggggctcaaactcatatgaacggcgagatcatgacctgagccaaagtcaagtcagacacttaaccgactgagccacccaggcgccccaaaaaggtAATCAATTTAGACAGCAACACCAGAGCTTGCTCAAAAGATTCAAAGTCAGGAACTCCCTCAATCCACAAACATTTGAATGCTTTATCTATACCAAAAACAACCTTCTCAATGCTAAACCCATCCATCACGCCCTTTGTGCTGCTTCTTACAATTTCTAGAGGCAGATATATAATTCCCACTGttcaaataaaaatcaccaaGAGTCAGAAAAGTAAGTAACCTACCCCAAATCAGAGTATTAATGTGCAGACCTGGGATTCAAGCTCAGGTCATCTATGCTCCAAGGCTAGGGTGCCTTCCACTCTTCCCTGCTGTCACCCAGGACCCAGAGGACCACTGGGGATGGCTGAGGAACTTGGTTTTCACAAAAGAACacaagctttttttaaaaaaatttttttattgtttattattatttttgagagagagacagagaacaagcagggaaggggcagagagagagggagacacagaatcggaagcaggctccaggctcccagctctcagcacagagcccgacatggggctcgaactcacagaccacgagatcatgacctgagctgtagctGGCCGCCCAACCCACTGAGTTATCCAGGGGCCCCAAGGACACAAGCTTTTGGTCACCCAGAACAATCTGTCACTTGCAAGCCAACTAGTCTCAGTGCACTATGTACAACAGGTACCTAATTTCAAGGGTCATGCCAAGAGtaattaaaatatacacaaagtCCTCGACCGTCAATAAATCTATTCTAACCCACTGACCATTTTGGTATTAATTCTAACTGTACTTAACACATAATTTTCAAGGATGACTTTCCCAATTTCTCATTGCGTTTTTGGCTTTAAGTACTTGGGTCATCTAAGTCCAaccccaaccacccccccccttcaGAATGCAGAACAATCTGGAAATGGCAGGAGTGGTAGTCTCGAGTCCGGCCAAC includes:
- the RPL39 gene encoding 60S ribosomal protein L39; translated protein: MSSHKTFRIKRFLAKKQKQNRPIPQWIRMKTGNKIRYNSKRRHWRRTKLGL